GTATCGCCTTATTGATCAAACGCATTCCTCTCACGAGCCGATCGTGATCACGGGCAAACGGGGCAATGCAGTTCTCATCTCCGAGGATGATTGGCGTGCTGTTCAGGAAACTCTGTACATTCTAAATATACCTGGCATGAAAGACTCTATCAAAGAAGGGTTAGCCACACCGATAGAT
This DNA window, taken from Candidatus Cloacimonadota bacterium, encodes the following:
- a CDS encoding type II toxin-antitoxin system Phd/YefM family antitoxin encodes the protein MPTLSATDARAKLYRLIDQTHSSHEPIVITGKRGNAVLISEDDWRAVQETLYILNIPGMKDSIKEGLATPIDECDEEIDW